The Megalobrama amblycephala isolate DHTTF-2021 linkage group LG7, ASM1881202v1, whole genome shotgun sequence genome window below encodes:
- the LOC125272045 gene encoding zinc finger protein 544, whose protein sequence is MLNNMDLNSQDSFYSQFENCNSSAIGMETHGSKDSQDVFMDSGRTAPAQFAHGTPITPKTEPTSADQYNSCQGPKESYATSLAYSGSFYVETSQGTPCSTETLLNMITEIVGISTTPVSDAHQCADGTMNASRSSFGDEGVQTQASTCTTPPLYSPGQTGHSYPDSQSATQAQDSAASHLNFGSSAQDAEPLSESATFPVVIKNEFESSCYEWGNFNKSYLDAGFQSEPFSMSNSFQADQQQVDVKELLDSYSPICSNPETEFKVESTLKQEQCFGDTCTQGFSAPMFNYSTPVMDIPPTSLLKPSIYPNIELQSSCDTTYSTSTIDSVLYSSLLPESFSQTYTRAQKPNRVRKSPASSTGPAKEKPFTCPMETCDRRFSRSDELNRHIRIHTGHKPFQCRICLRSFSRSDHLTTHTRTHTGEKPFSCDVCGKRFARSDERKRHGRVHLKQKEKMELKPQVVNAWPFTLPEAI, encoded by the exons ATGCTTAACAACATGGATTTGAACTCTCAAGATTCTTTCTACTCGCAGTTTGAAAACTGTAACAGTTCTGCGATAGGGATGGAAACTCACGGCTCCAAAGACAGCCAGGATGTTTTCATGGATTCTGGAAGAACAGCACCTGCCCAGTTTGCACACG GTACTCCTATTACCCCCAAAACGGAGCCCACGAGTGCTGATCAGTATAACTCTTGTCAGGGTCCGAAAGAAAGCTACGCAACCTCCTTAGCTTACTCAGGCAGCTTCTATGTGGAAACATCTCAAGGAACACCTTGCAGCACGGAAACACTGCTCAACATGATCACCGAAATCGTTGGCATCTCAACAACCCCTGTGTCGGATGCGCATCAGTGTGCAGACGGTACGATGAACGCAAGCCGTAGCAGTTTTGGCGACGAGGGGGTCCAGACGCAGGCCTCCACGTGCACCACCCCGCCGCTGTATTCCCCGGGACAGACAGGCCACAGTTACCCGGACTCCCAGAGCGCCACGCAGGCCCAAGACTCCGCTGCATCGCATTTAAACTTTGGCTCCTCCGCGCAAGACGCGGAGCCGCTATCTGAGAGCGCGACGTTCCCGGTGGTCATCAAAAATGAATTCGAGAGCAGCTGTTACGAGTGGGGGAACTTCAATAAGTCTTACTTGGATGCTGGCTTCCAGTCAGAGCCATTCTCCATGTCGAATAGTTTTCAAGCTGATCAACAACAGGTGGACGTGAAAGAACTTTTAGACTCTTATTCTCCCATTTGCTCAAACCCAGAGACTGAATTCAAAGTGGAGAGCACTTTAAAACAGGAGCAGTGTTTTGGAGATACTTGCACACAGGGCTTCAGCGCTCCCATGTTTAACTACTCCACCCCAGTTATGGATATCCCACCCACCAGTCTTTTAAAACCGAGCATTTATCCAAATATTGAACTCCAGTCCAGTTGCGACACAACCTACTCGACTTCCACAATAGACTCTGTTCTGTATTCATCATTACTGCCCGAGTCTTTCAGTCAAACTTACACACGGGCTCAGAAACCCAACCGCGTAAGAAAGAGCCCTGCTTCCTCAACCGGGCCGGCCAAGGAGAAACCCTTCACGTGTCCGATGGAGACCTGCGACCGGCGCTTCTCTCGGTCGGATGAGCTCAACAGGCACATTCGCATCCACACGGGACACAAACCTTTCCAGTGCCGCATCTGTTTGCGGAGCTTCAGCAGAAGCGACCATCTCACCACACACACCCGCACTCACACCGGTGAGAAACCCTTTTCCTGTGATGTGTGCGGCAAACGCTTTGCCAGGAGCGACGAAAGGAAACGGCACGGCCGGGTGCATCttaaacagaaagaaaagaTGGAGCTGAAGCCACAAGTAGTCAACGCTTGGCCGTTTACTTTGCCCGAGGCCATTTAA